GTGCGCGCAGCGGCCCCCGATGCGGCGCGCGCGGCGGCTCCGTGCCACTCCAGTGCTCGCCTGTACGCGGCTCGCGTGACGGAATGTCCGTTCCGTGGGAGACGGGCTGCGGCGGGACGGGCTGGGACATGAATGCCGGTTCTTCCCGTTCCTTCATGCGGCGGATTCGGGCCTCAAGGGGCTCGGAAATCTGCTGGGCCGGCGGCTCCAGCGGCGCGTCGTCGAAAAAGGGAAGGAGCGGGTCCTCCAGTTCCGGCACGGGCGGCGGCTCGGGCGTGCGGGCGGCGGGGCCACGGCTTGGCCGACGCTGCGGCCCCGCGTTCGCCTCGCGCACCGGGGGCGCCGCGGGGGCCGGCGGAAGGGGCGTGAAAGCGGGCTCCTCATAGCCGAAGCCCTCATCGGCCTCGGGGAGCGGTGGCTGCCCATAGCCCGCATCATCCGGCGGCGCGGAAAAGTGGAACTGCTCCGGCGGGTCAGGCTCGAAGCGGGGCTCCACGCGCGACGGCGGCTGGCGCAACGTCTCGTGCCGGGCCTGCTCCTGACGCGCGGCGGCGGCGCGGGACGCCATGTGCCCCCCTGCCCCACCGGCGCGGGGATGAGGCGTCTCATAGGCTTCATGCGCGCGGTAATCGTCGTCCTCACCGTCTCCCTCTGGGAAAGGCGGGGGCCCGGCGGCGCGGGAGACCGGGTAATCATCGCGCGCCCGAGGCGCGTCGAGGCCCGGTTCCACTCGGGGCGCAGCGCGGAAACCCTCGTCCATGAAGGGAAGCGGCGGCTCTTCAAGCGGATCGTAATCGGGTTGTGGTGGGGGCGCCTTGCGGCCGGGGATCAGGCCCAGCAGCCCGCCCACCATGCCCCCGCGCGGCTTGCGCGGGGCGCTCTCTTCCGGCTCGGAAGAATGAATGGGAGCGCCGTCCGCCTCGACACCGATGCCCTGGACGTGGCGCACGCCATTGTCCTTGAGGATCTTCTGCACACCCTTGATGGTGTAGCCTTCCCCATAGAGCAGGTGCTGGATGCCGCGCAGCAGGACGATGTCGTCCGGGCGGTAGAAGCGGCGACCGCCGGCGCGCTTGACGGGGCGGATCTGGGTGAACTTGGTTTCCCAGAAGCGCAGCACGTGCTGGGGAAGGCCGAGCTCCTCCGCCACTTCGCTGATGGTGCGGAAGGCGTCCGGAGATTTGTCGGCTGTCCTTGCGTCCGGCACGTCCCGCCCGTTCCCGATCAGTCGCTGTCGCTCTCGTCCGATGTGCGCCCGTTGATGCGATTCTTCAAGATGCTGGACGGCTTGAAGACCATGACGCGGCGCGGTTCGATGGGGACTTCTTCGCCCGTCTTCGGATTGCGACCGATCCGCTGGCCCTTGGAGCGGACGACGAAGGAGCCGAACGAGGACAGCTTCACCGTCTCGCCGCGGGCGAGGCAGTCGGCAATCTCCTTGAGGACGGACTCGACGAGGGCCGCAGACTCGGTTCGGGACAACCCAACCTGCTGGTACACGGCCTCGCAAAGATCAGCACGCGTGACGGTCCGACCAGCCATGTTTCTCCCCGGCCCCAAGAGAGTAATGATGAAATGACCCTATCGACTTTCTGCAAGCGCGGTCAACGGGCTTAATGGCGCATTTACCACGCCTTTTCACCACCGTACCAGTACGGAGCCCCAGGTGAAGCCCCCGCCCATGGCCTCAAGCAGGACGAGATCGCCCTTCTTGATGCGCCCATCCTTGCAGGCGGTGTCCAGCGCCAGCGGAATGGAGGCGGCAGAGGTATTACCATGCCGGTCAACGGTCGTCACCACCTTTTCCGGTGCGATGCCCAGCTTCTGGGCGCTGGCATCGATGATCCGGCGATTGGCCTGATGGGGCACGAACCAGTCGATGGTCTCAGCGCTCTCGCCGGTCGCGGCGAAGGCGTCCACGATCACATCGGTAATCATGCCCACCGCATGCTTGAAGACCTCGCGGCCTTCCATGCGCAGGTGGCCCACCGTGCCCGTGGTGGAGGGGCCGCCATCCACATAGAGCTTGGAGCGGTGGCGTCCGTCACAGCGCAGGTGAGAGGTCAGGATGCCCCGGCCCGCGCTCCTGTCCGCGTCCACCGCCTCGACCACCACCGCGCCGGCTCCGTCGCCGAACAGGACGCAGGTGCCCCGGTCTTCCCAGTCGAGAATGCGGGAGAAGGTCTCGGCACCGATCACCAAAGCCCGCTTGAAGGCCCCCGTGCGCAGGTGCGCGTCGGCCGTGGCGAGGGCGAAGACAAAGCCCGAGCACACCGCCTGGAGATCGAAGGCGGCGCCGTTCACGATGCCCAGTTCCGCCTGCACGGTGGCCGCGGTGGCCGGGAAGGTCTGGTCGGGCGTGGAGGTGGCCAGGATGACGAGGTCGATGTCCGCAGCGGTCACCCCGGCATCCGCCATGGCGCGCTCGGCCGCTTTGCGCGCCAGATCGGAGGTATATTCCCCCTCGGCGGCGACATAGCGCTGGCGGATGCCCGTGCGCTGGACGATCCACTCGTCGGACGTATCCACCCGCTGCGCCAGATCCGCATTGGTCAGAACCGTCTCGGGCAGGTACGAACCGACGCCCTGCACCAAGGAAGTCTTTAAGGTCACGATTGTTCTTCCGCTTCGGCCGCCTGGACAGCCGGCGCGCCCGTGACGGGCAGACGGCGGCTGAGGAGGCTCGTTTCGATACGGGTCAGCAGCTGGTGGCGGATCATGTCATAGCCCACGTCCACCGCGGCGGCGAAGCCTTCCGCGTCGGTGCCACCATGGCTCTTGATGACGACGCCGTTCAAGCCGAGGAACACGCCGCCATTGGAGCGGCGGGGATCCATCTTCTCACGCAGCGCCTTGAAGGCGTCGCGGGCGAGCAGATAGCCGATGCGTGCCCGCCAGGTGCGGCTCATGGCGGAGCGCAGATAGGTGGCCAGCTGCTTGGCCGTGCCCTCGGCGGTCTTCAGCGCGATATTGCCGGAAAAGCCCTCGGTGACCACCACGTCGACGGTGCCGGCACCGATGTCATTGCCTTCGACGAAGCCGTGATAGGCCATGTCGGGCTGCGTATCCTCCTTGAGGATGCGGCCGGCCTCCTTCACTTCCTCGACGCCCTTGATCTCTTCCACGCCCACATTCAGCAGGCCGACGGTGGGGCGGGCGATGTTGAGTACTGTGCGCGCCATGGCCGAGCCCATGATGGCCATCTCCACCAGGCTCTGGGCGGTGGCGCCGATGGAGGCGCCCATGTCGAGCACGATGCTCTCGCCCTTCAGCGTCGGCCAGATGGCCGCGATGGCCGGACGGCCGATGCCGGGCATGGTACGCAGATTAACCTTCGCCATGGCCATGAGCGCGCCGGTATTGCCGGCCGAGACGGCGGCATCCGCATCGCCGGTCTTCACCGCGTCGATGGCGCGCCACATGGAGGAGCGATAGCGTCCGGCACGAAGGGCTTGGCTGGGCTTGTCGTCCATGCCCACGACCACCTCAGTGTGGACCACCTTGCTGACTGCGGCGAGCGCGGGATAGCGCGCGAGCACCGCCTTCACCCGCGCCTCGTTCCCGAACAGGATGAGGCTCATGTCCGGGTGCCGGCTCTGGGCGATGGCGACGCCGGGAATCACGACCTCGGGGCCGTGATCGCCGCCCATGGCGTCGATGGCTATGCGAACCGGGGCAGTCATGTCTTCGAGGGTTCCAGTCGATCCTGCGCGGCGCGGGCATGCCGCATGGCGGGCGGACAATAACGTGTGAAATTCGGGCCGCAACTGCGCCGGCGCGCGCACCCGGGAAGAGTGGGCCTGCCGGTCACGATTTCCCCTTCAGCTTCGCCAGCGCGGCAAAGGGCGATTCGTCCGCCGGCCCCTCCTGGTGCGTCTCGAACACCTCCCCCGGACGACGGGGATAGGGGTCGAGGCCGAGCGACAGGAA
This genomic interval from Aquabacter sp. L1I39 contains the following:
- a CDS encoding integration host factor subunit alpha → MAGRTVTRADLCEAVYQQVGLSRTESAALVESVLKEIADCLARGETVKLSSFGSFVVRSKGQRIGRNPKTGEEVPIEPRRVMVFKPSSILKNRINGRTSDESDSD
- the plsX gene encoding phosphate acyltransferase PlsX, with product MTAPVRIAIDAMGGDHGPEVVIPGVAIAQSRHPDMSLILFGNEARVKAVLARYPALAAVSKVVHTEVVVGMDDKPSQALRAGRYRSSMWRAIDAVKTGDADAAVSAGNTGALMAMAKVNLRTMPGIGRPAIAAIWPTLKGESIVLDMGASIGATAQSLVEMAIMGSAMARTVLNIARPTVGLLNVGVEEIKGVEEVKEAGRILKEDTQPDMAYHGFVEGNDIGAGTVDVVVTEGFSGNIALKTAEGTAKQLATYLRSAMSRTWRARIGYLLARDAFKALREKMDPRRSNGGVFLGLNGVVIKSHGGTDAEGFAAAVDVGYDMIRHQLLTRIETSLLSRRLPVTGAPAVQAAEAEEQS
- a CDS encoding beta-ketoacyl-ACP synthase III, which translates into the protein MTLKTSLVQGVGSYLPETVLTNADLAQRVDTSDEWIVQRTGIRQRYVAAEGEYTSDLARKAAERAMADAGVTAADIDLVILATSTPDQTFPATAATVQAELGIVNGAAFDLQAVCSGFVFALATADAHLRTGAFKRALVIGAETFSRILDWEDRGTCVLFGDGAGAVVVEAVDADRSAGRGILTSHLRCDGRHRSKLYVDGGPSTTGTVGHLRMEGREVFKHAVGMITDVIVDAFAATGESAETIDWFVPHQANRRIIDASAQKLGIAPEKVVTTVDRHGNTSAASIPLALDTACKDGRIKKGDLVLLEAMGGGFTWGSVLVRW